GCGTTTCGCGAAGCGGTCGTGCGCCGCGGGTTTGAAGTGGGGGTCCACGATTTGCATCATGACGGGTCATTGTTCCGCGATTATGAGCATTTCACCGCGCAATCGGCCCGCATCAATGAGTATTTAAGAGAATGGGGCTCGGTCGGATTCCGCGCCGGATTCATGTTTCACAATCTCAAGTGGCAGCATCAGTTGAACATTCGCTACGACCTCTCGACCTTCGACGCGGATCCCTTCGAACCGCAACCCGACGGCATGGGCACCATCTTCCCCTTCTGGGTGGACCAAGAAAACGGGAAAGGCGGCTACGTGGAGTTGCCGTATACGCTGGCACAGGACTCGACCTTGTTTCTGTTCCTGCAGGAGAAAACCATTGCGCTCTGGAAGCGGAAACTCGACTGGGTGGCCGAACACGGGGGGATGGCGCTGGTGAATGTCCACCCTGACTACATCCAGTTTGATCATTCCGGCGGGTCGTCTTTTGAGTTTCCCTCAGTTTTCTACGAGGAGCTGCTCGAATACGTCCGGACCGAGTATGAGGGCAAATATTGGCACGTGCTCCCGCGCGAGGTGGCAGACTATTGTGCCCGGTTCAAACCAAGGCGCCCGACACGGCCAGCAAAATCCCCCGATATGATCTCAAAATCGAACCCACAGCATGTGGCTGTGTCGGCGAAAACCGCCCTGAACGGTACCCCGCGAGTCAAAATCTGGATTGATCTCGACAACACGCCGCATGTGCCCCTGTTCATCCCGATAATTCGTGAGCTAGAGCGTCGAGGCCACAAAGTGACGGTGACGGCCCGTGACGCGTTCCAAGTTCGTGAACTGGCGGAGCGGAAAGGTCTGTCTTGTCGGACAATAGGCCGTCATTACGGTAAGAATCGGATAATGAAGGTTCTGGGTCTGTTCTGGAGGTCCGCCCAGTTGGCGCCCCACTGTTTGCGGGAACGTCCGCAACTACTGCTCTCGCACGGATCGCGGTCGGAGGAATTGCTTGGCCGGGTGCTTGGAATACCCACCGTCCACATGGACGATTATGAGTGTTCAAGCATGGTGCCTTTTCTGCCACCGCGCTGGGTCATCGTCCCGGACGCCATCTCGGTGGAGGAGTCTGGTGGTGCGCCTGAACGCGTGCGTCAGTATCGCGGCATCAAGGAGGACGTGTATGCGCCGAATTTCAAGCCGGATGAAGCACTGTTGGACGAACTGGGCTTGCGGGGGGCCAAACTTGTAGTCACCGTGCGACCGCCCGCAACCGAAGCGCATTATCACAATCCGGAAAGCGAAGTCCTGCTCAACGAGTTCATGGCGCGAATTTGCAGGACGGAAAAGGCGCGGGTCGTACTCCTGCCCCGTAATCGGAGCCAGGAACAACACCTTCGCGCCGCGCATCCG
This genomic window from Candidatus Paceibacterota bacterium contains:
- a CDS encoding DUF354 domain-containing protein; the protein is MSEKLLHRFYYALKPLLPRRFRYTIRRIDARRKRSRISNFWPILPGSELIPTNWPGWPEGRQFAFVLTHDVEGQKGLDRCWQLMDLEARHGFRSSFNFIPEGEYRVDRAFREAVVRRGFEVGVHDLHHDGSLFRDYEHFTAQSARINEYLREWGSVGFRAGFMFHNLKWQHQLNIRYDLSTFDADPFEPQPDGMGTIFPFWVDQENGKGGYVELPYTLAQDSTLFLFLQEKTIALWKRKLDWVAEHGGMALVNVHPDYIQFDHSGGSSFEFPSVFYEELLEYVRTEYEGKYWHVLPREVADYCARFKPRRPTRPAKSPDMISKSNPQHVAVSAKTALNGTPRVKIWIDLDNTPHVPLFIPIIRELERRGHKVTVTARDAFQVRELAERKGLSCRTIGRHYGKNRIMKVLGLFWRSAQLAPHCLRERPQLLLSHGSRSEELLGRVLGIPTVHMDDYECSSMVPFLPPRWVIVPDAISVEESGGAPERVRQYRGIKEDVYAPNFKPDEALLDELGLRGAKLVVTVRPPATEAHYHNPESEVLLNEFMARICRTEKARVVLLPRNRSQEQHLRAAHPDWFAEGKTVVPGRAVDGMNLLWFSDLVVSGGGTMNREAVALGIPVYSIFRGKTGAVDRKLEQDGRLIMIRSAGEVRTRISLQPRDKSRGPDSRPRQALEDIVAHIEDIVRIEGAGNDSRQR